The proteins below come from a single Clostridiales bacterium genomic window:
- a CDS encoding demethoxyubiquinone hydroxylase family protein: MALLGNPFIANVQKQMSHDELVQAIRADYAGELEAIIGYEAHAMSTGDERAKKILYHIADEERQHVGELQQLLYILCPKEEQFVEKGKNEVKSNQI, encoded by the coding sequence ATGGCTTTGCTTGGCAACCCATTTATAGCAAATGTTCAAAAACAGATGTCTCACGATGAACTTGTTCAGGCTATCCGGGCAGATTATGCAGGAGAGCTCGAAGCGATAATAGGTTATGAAGCTCATGCGATGTCAACAGGGGACGAGAGAGCTAAGAAAATACTCTATCATATTGCCGATGAGGAAAGGCAGCATGTGGGAGAATTGCAGCAACTTCTCTATATTTTGTGCCCTAAGGAGGAGCAATTTGTAGAGAAGGGTAAAAACGAGGTAAAGAGCAATCAGATATAA